In one window of Microtus pennsylvanicus isolate mMicPen1 chromosome 2, mMicPen1.hap1, whole genome shotgun sequence DNA:
- the LOC142843402 gene encoding electroneutral sodium bicarbonate exchanger 1-like, giving the protein MPAGSNEPDGVLSYQRPDEEAVVDQGGTSTTLNIHYEKEELEGHRTLYVGVRMPLGRQGHRHHRTHGQKHRRRGARGKGTSQGEEVLEALAHDTPSQHVQFILGTEDDEEHVPHELFTELDEICLREGEDAEWKETARWLKFEEDVEDGGERWSKPYVATLSLHSLFELRSCLINGSVLLDMRASSIEEISDLILDQQELFSDLNDSMRVKVREALLKKHHHQNDRRRNNLIPIVRSFAEVGKKQSDPHSMDKDGQTVSPQSAPTTSLEVKNGVNCEHSPVDLSKVDLHFMKKIPTGAEASNVLVGEVDTLDRPIVAFVRLSPAVLLSGLTEVPIPTRFLFILLGPVGKGQQYHEIGRSMATIMTDEIFHDVAYKAKERDDLLAGIDEFLDQVTVLPPGEWDPSIRIEPPKNVPSQGLTFNTSPHRLRPSRISGPAGTSLATVTKLQAGS; this is encoded by the exons AGACCAGATGAGGAAGCTGTGGTGGATCAGGGCGGGACCAGCACAACCCTCAACATTCACTATGAGAAGGAAGAGTTGGAAG GTCATAGAACTCTGTATGTGGGGGTTCGGATGCCACTGGGCAGGCAGGGCCATCGGCACCACCGCACTCATGGCCAGAAGCACCGGAGACGAGGAGCGCGGGGCAAAGGAACCAGCCAGGGTGAAGAGGTCCTGGAAGCTTTGGCCCATG ACACCCCCTCTCAGCATGTTCAGTTCATTCTGGGCACTGAGGACGACGAGGAGCATGTGCCTCATGAGCTGTTCACAGAGCTGGACGAGATctgtctgagagagggagaggatgccGAGTGGAAGGAGACGGCCAG GTGGCTGAAGTTTGAAGAGGATGTTGAAGATGGGGGAGAGCGTTGGAGCAAGCCTTACGTGGCCACCCTCTCTCTGCACAGTCTGTTTGAGCTGAGGAGCTGCCTCATCAATGGCTCTGTCCTCCTGGACATGCGTGCAAGCAGCATAGAAGAAATTTCAG ACCTGATACTGGACCAGCAAGAACTGTTCAGTGACCTGAATGACAGTATGAGGGTTAAAGTGCGGGAAGCCCTTCTCAAGAAACACCACCATCAGAATGATAGGCGGAGGAACAACCTCATTCCCATTGTCCGCTCCTTTGCTGAGGTTGGCAAGAAGCAATCGGACCCACATTCCATGGACAAAGATG GTCAGACTGTTTctcctcagtctgctccaactACGAGTCTTGAGGTGAAAAACGGAGTGAATTGCGAGCACAGTCCTGTGGATCTAAGCAAG GTGGACCttcatttcatgaaaaaaattccCACTGGGGCAGAGGCCTCCAATGTCTTGGTTGGAGAGGTGGACACTCTGGACCGTCCCATCGTTGCCTTTGTGAGGCTCTCCCCAGCTGTGCTCCTCTCGGGCCTGACAGAAGTGCCCATCCCAACAAG ATTTTTGTTTATCTTGCTGGGCCCAGTAGGAAAAGGTCAGCAGTACCACGAGATTGGCAGATCCATGGCCACCATCATGACCGATGAG ATTTTTCATGATGTGGCATATAAAGCCAAGGAGCGAGATGACCTTCTGGCCGGGATAGATGAGTTCCTGGACCAGGTGACTGTGCTCCCTCCAGGGGAGTGGGACCCATCCATTAGAATTGAGCCACCCAAAAATGTCCCTTCCCAG ggcctgacaTTCAACACCTCACCACATAGGCTGAGGCCTAGCCGGATTTCTGGTCCTGCTGGTACCAGCTTGGCCACAGTCACCAAAT tgcaAGCGGGTTCGTGA